Proteins encoded in a region of the Saccharothrix ecbatanensis genome:
- a CDS encoding acyl-CoA dehydrogenase family protein produces the protein MLDFRLDEEYEALRKTVEEFARDEVAPVIGGFYEREEFPYEIVAKMGRMGLFGLPFPEEFGGMGGDYFALCLALEELARVDSSVAITVEAGVSLGSMPLYRFGSAEQKAAWLPQMCSGSVLGAFGLTEPGGGSDAGALRTTARLDGDEWVINGTKAFITNSGTDITGLVTVAAITGQRENGKAEISAIIVPSGTPGFSVSRKYSKVGWNASDTRELSFQDCRVPVGNLVGERGRGYAQFLQTLDEGRVAIAAIGVGLAQGCVDECVRYVGEREAFGHKIGSYQAIQFKIAEMEARTHTSRLAYYQAAAKMLRGEPFKREAAIAKLVSSEAAMDNAREATQIFGGYGFMNEFPVGRFYRDAKILEIGEGTSEVQKMLIARELGLTS, from the coding sequence ATGTTGGACTTCCGCCTTGACGAGGAATACGAGGCGCTGCGCAAGACCGTAGAGGAGTTCGCCCGCGACGAGGTCGCGCCGGTCATCGGCGGGTTCTACGAGCGCGAGGAATTCCCGTACGAGATCGTCGCCAAGATGGGGCGGATGGGCCTGTTCGGCCTGCCGTTCCCGGAGGAGTTCGGCGGCATGGGCGGCGACTACTTCGCGTTGTGCCTGGCGTTGGAGGAGTTGGCGCGGGTCGACTCGTCGGTGGCCATCACGGTGGAGGCCGGGGTCTCGCTGGGCTCGATGCCGCTGTACCGGTTCGGTTCCGCCGAGCAGAAGGCCGCTTGGCTGCCTCAGATGTGCTCCGGCTCCGTGCTGGGCGCGTTCGGGCTGACCGAACCCGGTGGCGGATCGGACGCGGGCGCGTTGCGGACCACCGCGCGGCTCGACGGCGACGAGTGGGTGATCAACGGGACCAAGGCGTTCATCACCAACTCGGGCACGGACATCACCGGCCTGGTGACGGTCGCGGCGATCACCGGGCAGCGGGAGAACGGCAAGGCGGAGATCTCGGCGATCATCGTGCCGAGCGGCACGCCGGGGTTCTCGGTGTCGCGCAAGTACTCCAAGGTCGGCTGGAACGCGTCCGACACGCGTGAGCTGTCGTTCCAGGACTGCCGGGTGCCGGTCGGGAACCTGGTCGGCGAGCGCGGGCGTGGGTACGCGCAGTTCCTCCAGACGTTGGACGAGGGCCGGGTGGCGATCGCGGCCATCGGCGTCGGGCTGGCGCAGGGGTGCGTGGACGAGTGCGTGCGGTACGTGGGCGAGCGCGAGGCGTTCGGCCACAAGATCGGCTCCTACCAGGCGATCCAGTTCAAGATCGCCGAGATGGAGGCGCGCACGCACACCTCGCGGTTGGCGTACTACCAGGCGGCGGCGAAGATGCTGCGCGGTGAGCCGTTCAAGCGCGAGGCGGCGATCGCCAAGCTGGTGTCGTCCGAGGCGGCGATGGACAACGCCCGTGAGGCGACCCAGATCTTCGGCGGCTACGGCTTCATGAACGAGTTCCCGGTGGGCCGGTTCTACCGCGACGCCAAGATCCTGGAGATCGGCGAGGGCACCAGCGAGGTCCAGAAGATGCTGATCGCCCGTGAACTCGGGTTGACGAGCTAG
- a CDS encoding acetyl-CoA carboxylase biotin carboxylase subunit, whose translation MFDSVLVANRGEIAVRVIRALRRFGIRSVAVYSDADVDALHVRQADVAVRIGPASARESYLSIERIIEAAVSSGAQAVHPGYGFLAENAEFARACDKAGLVFIGPPVEAIEAMGDKIRAKLTVAAAGVPVVPGRTEVGMTDDDLVAAAGEIGFPVLLKPSAGGGGKGMRLVESGDGLRDAIESARREARGSFGDDALLIERFVTNPRHIEIQVMADAHGRVVHLGERECSLQRRHQKIIEEAPSPLVSPEMRDAMGTAAVEAAKAVGYVGAGTVEFIVDGASGDYFFMEMNTRLQVEHPVTELVTGVDLVEWQLRVAAGEHLVLGDLTLSGHAVEARVYAEDPARGFLPTGGTVLALHEPSDVRVDSALAVGLAVGSDYDPMLAKVIAHGSTREEALRRLDSALGRMVVLGVTTNIPFLRALLADPDVRAGALDTGLVERKLESLVRHDVPDEVLAAAALERQLAVRGDDPWEKSGGWRVGEHAWTKWLIDGVEVRVRGDEVSIADKEPLRLTTSVDGTSLTVGGRRYAMARAGNVLWLGADGRAWALTETLPSEAESSSAAGSGGPVTSPMPGTVLVVRVGQGEHVTAGQPLFVVEAMKMEHTVTAPVAGVLTEVRVQAGQQVALDETLAVVVPHEE comes from the coding sequence ATGTTCGACAGCGTGTTGGTGGCGAACCGCGGTGAGATCGCGGTGCGGGTGATCCGCGCGTTGCGGCGGTTCGGGATCCGGTCGGTGGCCGTCTACAGCGACGCGGACGTGGACGCGCTGCACGTGCGGCAGGCGGATGTGGCGGTGCGGATCGGGCCGGCGTCGGCGCGGGAGAGCTACCTGTCGATCGAGCGGATCATCGAGGCCGCGGTGTCGAGCGGCGCGCAGGCCGTGCACCCCGGGTACGGGTTCCTCGCGGAGAACGCGGAGTTCGCGCGGGCGTGCGACAAGGCCGGATTGGTGTTCATCGGGCCGCCCGTCGAGGCGATCGAGGCGATGGGTGACAAGATCCGGGCCAAGCTGACGGTCGCCGCGGCGGGCGTGCCGGTGGTGCCGGGGCGGACCGAGGTCGGGATGACCGACGACGACCTGGTGGCCGCCGCCGGTGAGATCGGGTTCCCGGTGCTGCTGAAGCCGTCCGCCGGTGGTGGCGGCAAGGGCATGCGGCTGGTGGAGTCCGGTGACGGTCTGCGGGACGCCATCGAGTCGGCACGGCGGGAGGCGCGCGGGTCGTTCGGTGACGACGCGTTGCTGATCGAGCGGTTCGTCACCAACCCGCGGCACATCGAGATCCAGGTGATGGCCGACGCGCACGGCCGGGTGGTGCACTTGGGCGAGCGGGAGTGCAGCCTCCAGCGGCGGCACCAGAAGATCATCGAGGAGGCGCCGTCACCGCTGGTCTCCCCGGAGATGCGGGACGCCATGGGCACGGCGGCGGTGGAGGCGGCGAAGGCCGTCGGCTACGTCGGCGCGGGCACCGTGGAGTTCATTGTGGACGGTGCGTCCGGCGACTACTTCTTCATGGAGATGAACACCCGGCTCCAGGTGGAGCACCCCGTCACCGAGCTGGTGACCGGGGTCGACCTGGTCGAGTGGCAGCTGAGGGTCGCGGCCGGTGAACACTTGGTGCTCGGTGACTTGACGCTTTCCGGGCACGCCGTGGAGGCGCGGGTCTACGCCGAGGACCCGGCGCGCGGGTTCCTGCCGACCGGTGGCACGGTGCTGGCGCTGCACGAGCCGTCGGACGTGCGGGTGGATTCGGCGCTGGCGGTCGGGTTGGCGGTCGGCAGCGACTACGACCCGATGCTGGCCAAGGTGATCGCGCACGGGTCGACGCGTGAGGAGGCGTTGCGCCGGTTGGACTCCGCGCTGGGGCGGATGGTCGTGCTCGGCGTGACGACGAACATCCCGTTCCTGCGGGCGTTGCTGGCCGATCCGGACGTCCGCGCGGGCGCGTTGGACACCGGGTTGGTGGAGCGCAAGCTGGAGTCGTTGGTGCGGCACGACGTGCCGGACGAGGTGTTGGCGGCGGCGGCGTTGGAGCGGCAGCTCGCCGTGCGCGGTGACGACCCGTGGGAGAAGTCCGGCGGGTGGCGGGTCGGCGAGCACGCGTGGACCAAGTGGCTGATCGACGGCGTCGAGGTCCGGGTGCGCGGCGACGAAGTGTCGATTGCAGACAAAGAACCGTTGCGCCTCACCACTTCCGTCGACGGTACATCGCTGACTGTCGGCGGTCGACGGTATGCAATGGCCCGAGCGGGCAACGTGCTGTGGCTCGGCGCGGACGGGAGGGCCTGGGCGTTGACCGAGACCCTGCCGTCGGAGGCCGAGTCGTCGTCGGCGGCGGGCAGCGGTGGGCCGGTGACCAGCCCGATGCCCGGCACGGTGCTGGTGGTGCGGGTCGGCCAAGGCGAGCACGTGACCGCCGGCCAGCCGTTGTTCGTGGTCGAAGCGATGAAGATGGAGCACACCGTCACGGCACCCGTGGCGGGCGTGCTCACCGAAGTGCGGGTCCAGGCGGGCCAACAGGTCGCGCTGGACGAAACCCTGGCCGTCGTCGTGCCCCACGAGGAGTGA
- a CDS encoding carboxyl transferase domain-containing protein has product MDAPVLRSTADKSADAFRRYHDDHTRLVHDLRAKLGAAALGGPEKARTRHVERGKLLPRDRVDTLLDPGSPFLELSPLAADGMYGDEAPAAGVITGVGRVSGREVVVVANDATVKGGTYYPMTVKKHLRAQEVALQNNLPCVYLVDSGGAFLPRQDEVFPDREHFGRIFFNQATMSSRGIPQIAAVLGSCTAGGAYVPAMSDEAVIVRGQGTIFLGGPPLVKAATGEVVTAEELGGGELHSRTSGVTDHLAEDDAHALRIVRSIVSTLGPRAPRPWQVEPPVEPAVDPAELYGVVPTDSRTPYDVREVIARIVDGSRFQEFKKEYGATLVTGFARIHGHPVGIVANNGVLFGESALKGAHFIQLCDQRSVPLVFLQNISGFMVGREYEAAGIAKHGAKMVTAVACARVPKFTVVIGGSFGAGNYSMCGRAYSPRFVWMWPNARISVMGGEQAASVLATVRRDQLGDAWSAEDEEAFKAPIRQQYEDQGNPYYSTARLWDDGVIDPLDTRMVLGLALSTAANAPIEPVSYGVFRM; this is encoded by the coding sequence ATGGACGCCCCGGTGCTGCGCAGCACGGCCGACAAGTCGGCCGACGCCTTCCGGCGCTACCACGACGACCACACCCGGCTCGTCCACGACCTGCGCGCCAAGCTCGGCGCCGCCGCGCTCGGCGGTCCGGAGAAGGCGCGCACCCGGCACGTCGAGCGCGGCAAGCTGCTGCCCCGTGACCGGGTGGACACGCTGCTGGACCCCGGTTCGCCGTTCCTCGAACTGTCACCGCTCGCCGCCGATGGCATGTACGGCGACGAAGCGCCCGCCGCGGGCGTCATCACGGGCGTCGGCCGCGTCTCCGGCCGTGAGGTCGTCGTCGTCGCCAACGACGCCACCGTCAAGGGCGGCACGTACTACCCGATGACGGTGAAGAAGCACCTGCGCGCCCAAGAGGTGGCGTTGCAGAACAACCTGCCGTGCGTCTACCTGGTCGACTCCGGCGGCGCGTTCCTGCCCAGGCAGGACGAGGTGTTCCCGGACCGCGAGCACTTCGGCCGGATCTTCTTCAACCAGGCCACCATGTCCAGCCGGGGCATCCCGCAGATCGCCGCCGTCCTCGGCTCCTGCACGGCGGGCGGCGCGTACGTGCCCGCGATGTCGGACGAAGCGGTGATCGTGCGCGGCCAGGGCACGATCTTCCTCGGCGGCCCGCCGCTGGTGAAGGCCGCGACCGGCGAGGTCGTCACGGCGGAGGAGCTGGGCGGCGGCGAGCTGCACTCGCGCACGTCCGGCGTCACGGACCACCTGGCGGAGGACGACGCGCACGCGCTGCGGATCGTGCGTTCGATCGTCAGCACGCTGGGGCCGCGCGCTCCGCGTCCGTGGCAGGTCGAGCCGCCGGTCGAGCCGGCCGTCGACCCCGCCGAGCTGTACGGGGTCGTGCCGACGGACAGCCGCACGCCGTACGACGTGCGCGAGGTGATCGCGCGGATCGTGGACGGCAGCCGGTTCCAGGAGTTCAAGAAGGAGTACGGCGCGACGCTGGTCACCGGGTTCGCCCGGATCCACGGCCACCCGGTCGGCATCGTCGCCAACAACGGCGTGCTGTTCGGCGAGTCGGCGTTGAAGGGCGCGCACTTCATCCAGCTGTGCGACCAGCGCAGCGTGCCGCTGGTGTTCCTCCAGAACATCAGCGGGTTCATGGTCGGCCGGGAGTACGAGGCGGCGGGCATCGCCAAGCACGGCGCGAAGATGGTGACGGCGGTGGCGTGCGCCCGCGTGCCGAAGTTCACCGTGGTCATCGGCGGGTCTTTCGGCGCGGGCAACTACTCGATGTGCGGGCGGGCGTACTCGCCCCGGTTCGTGTGGATGTGGCCCAACGCGCGGATCTCGGTGATGGGCGGTGAGCAGGCGGCGTCCGTGCTGGCGACGGTGCGGCGCGACCAGCTCGGCGACGCGTGGTCCGCGGAGGACGAAGAGGCGTTCAAGGCGCCGATCCGGCAGCAGTACGAAGACCAGGGCAACCCGTACTACTCCACGGCCCGGCTGTGGGACGACGGCGTGATCGACCCGCTCGACACGCGCATGGTGCTCGGCCTGGCCCTGTCCACGGCGGCGAACGCCCCGATCGAGCCGGTTTCCTACGGCGTCTTCCGGATGTGA
- a CDS encoding SGNH/GDSL hydrolase family protein → MRLVRILSTAALALAASLALVVPAEAAGANYVALGDSYSSGTGTGSYYGDSGGCKRSPYSYPALWAASHAPTSFKFVACSGARTGDVLNNQVSALTSATSLVSISIGGNDAGFTDVITTCTFGSDSTCINRVNQAKAYATNTLPGLLDNVYTQIRSRAPSARVVVLGYPRLYKVPGSCSVGLSDTKRSAINSASDTLHQVISARAGAKAFSYRDLRGAFTGHEICSGDWWLNSLSWPVEESYHPNRNGQRLGYLPQLNAVTG, encoded by the coding sequence ATGCGCCTTGTCCGAATCCTGTCCACCGCCGCGCTGGCGTTAGCCGCTTCGCTCGCACTCGTCGTGCCGGCCGAAGCGGCCGGCGCGAACTACGTCGCGCTTGGCGACTCCTACTCGTCCGGAACGGGCACCGGCTCGTACTACGGCGACTCCGGCGGCTGCAAACGCAGCCCGTACAGCTACCCGGCCCTCTGGGCCGCGTCGCACGCGCCGACGTCGTTCAAGTTCGTCGCCTGCTCCGGCGCGAGGACCGGTGACGTGCTGAACAACCAGGTCAGCGCGCTCACCTCGGCCACGTCCCTGGTCAGCATCTCGATCGGTGGGAACGACGCCGGGTTCACCGACGTGATCACCACCTGCACCTTCGGCTCCGACTCGACCTGCATCAACCGGGTCAACCAGGCGAAGGCGTACGCGACGAACACCCTGCCCGGCCTGCTCGACAACGTCTACACGCAGATCCGCAGCCGTGCGCCGTCCGCCAGGGTCGTCGTGCTGGGCTACCCGCGCCTGTACAAGGTGCCGGGCAGCTGCTCGGTCGGCCTGAGCGACACCAAGCGCTCGGCCATCAACTCGGCCTCCGACACGTTGCACCAGGTCATCTCCGCACGGGCGGGCGCCAAGGCGTTCTCCTACCGCGACCTGCGCGGCGCGTTCACCGGGCACGAGATCTGCTCGGGGGACTGGTGGCTGAACAGCCTGTCCTGGCCGGTGGAGGAGTCCTACCACCCGAACCGCAACGGCCAGCGCCTCGGCTACCTGCCGCAGCTCAACGCCGTCACGGGCTGA
- a CDS encoding SACE_7040 family transcriptional regulator, which translates to MPAETAKQNRRDQILAAAAELFARHGFHGVGIDDIGAAVGISGPALYRHFRSKDAMLGEMLTSISERLLEGGQARVAASSDPEHALRELIRWHVDFALDDPALITVQIRNLANLTDPDRRRVRALQRRYVEVWVEMIRKTSPEVDEPTARAAAHAVFGLINSTPHSAHLDRDQMATLLSQMALASLSGALP; encoded by the coding sequence GTGCCAGCCGAGACAGCGAAGCAAAACCGCCGGGACCAGATCCTGGCCGCCGCCGCCGAACTGTTCGCCCGGCACGGCTTCCACGGCGTCGGAATCGACGATATCGGTGCAGCGGTGGGGATTTCCGGGCCGGCGCTGTACCGGCACTTCCGCAGCAAGGACGCGATGCTGGGCGAGATGTTGACGTCCATCAGCGAACGGCTGCTGGAAGGCGGCCAGGCCAGGGTGGCGGCGTCCAGCGACCCGGAACACGCACTACGGGAACTGATCCGGTGGCACGTCGATTTCGCGCTGGACGACCCCGCGTTGATCACCGTGCAGATTCGCAACCTGGCCAACTTGACCGACCCGGACCGGCGGCGGGTGCGAGCGCTCCAGCGCCGTTACGTCGAGGTGTGGGTGGAGATGATCCGCAAGACCTCGCCCGAGGTGGACGAGCCGACCGCCCGTGCCGCGGCGCACGCCGTCTTCGGCCTGATCAACTCGACCCCGCACAGCGCCCACCTGGACCGGGACCAGATGGCCACCCTGCTCTCGCAGATGGCCCTGGCGTCGTTGTCCGGCGCCCTGCCGTAG
- a CDS encoding phospholipase A2: MSDLAVNTTGGWPGLRLLARLPAWFRFPLVAVAVFVCGVIASRPAGATDPTPLTGDVAAAAHAVEAMTNPAGTSPLTAFPPDFNQVVNRHPVLVAAPDGTTRAIDPNGGCSGPAGNTEWDFGTGCKAHDLGYDLLRYAEQKGRPLGQDARKALDTRLAQDMHAQCDLNPRGHATRCHATAQLYAAGLEFNSWRQRWGPPGHEPVLAWGFGSAVVVFLLLARLPRRPERRPEREPAPRPRVTGDRYATFLRLGALGLVIISQSMLTVLHWAGVSANWLWLLTWALQAIPVFYFAGGHANLISWHAVQADHGGYGRYLSARVSWLLRPVLAFVLAWLVLPLPLELLDVDKSRVEMFGRLIAHPLWFLGVYLVAVVATPVMAWLHRNARLVTPVALVAAMVVVDLARIAFQWRTGGYLNLVLGALLLQQLGFYYADGSLHRISRKVLSALALAAVPALLALITFGGYPRTMMSLPGEGSSNLSPPTVCLLVLGLAQICLVMLLRSRVTTWLEGHRQWSVVEFARTTPMTVYLGYLTVLATVIGLLGLLESSPVAYDWISTRPRWLAVLVLLLLPVLLVFHRFERNAALSPCRTRETHRTRLAVTLGAGYGVLGVLGFVVTGFAGAGGTLVVFKVDPLQNLIHLLLAWYLLHSARAGTCHDRRPWLLTALACVPPLLVLEPTAAMVALHGATIVAALLAAIPKQHQAHAPEHRQPRPALQHP, from the coding sequence ATGAGCGACTTGGCGGTGAACACCACCGGGGGGTGGCCGGGGCTCCGGTTGCTCGCCCGCCTGCCCGCCTGGTTCAGGTTCCCGCTGGTCGCCGTGGCCGTCTTCGTCTGCGGCGTGATCGCGTCCCGCCCGGCGGGAGCCACCGACCCCACCCCGCTCACCGGTGACGTCGCCGCCGCGGCCCACGCGGTCGAGGCGATGACGAACCCTGCCGGGACCAGCCCGCTCACCGCGTTCCCCCCCGACTTCAACCAGGTGGTCAACCGCCATCCGGTGCTGGTCGCCGCCCCGGACGGCACCACCCGGGCGATCGACCCCAACGGCGGGTGCTCGGGTCCGGCGGGCAACACCGAATGGGACTTCGGCACCGGCTGCAAGGCGCACGACCTCGGCTACGACCTCCTCCGCTACGCCGAGCAGAAGGGCCGCCCGCTCGGCCAGGACGCCCGCAAGGCCCTGGACACCCGCCTCGCCCAGGACATGCACGCCCAGTGCGACCTCAACCCGCGCGGCCACGCCACCCGGTGCCACGCCACCGCGCAGCTCTACGCCGCCGGCCTGGAGTTCAACTCCTGGCGGCAGCGCTGGGGCCCGCCCGGCCACGAACCGGTCCTCGCCTGGGGCTTCGGCAGCGCCGTCGTCGTCTTCCTCTTACTCGCCCGCCTGCCCCGCCGGCCGGAACGGAGACCGGAACGCGAACCCGCGCCGCGACCGCGCGTGACGGGCGACCGCTACGCCACGTTCCTCCGGCTGGGAGCGCTCGGCCTGGTGATCATCAGCCAGTCCATGCTCACCGTGCTGCACTGGGCGGGCGTGAGCGCGAACTGGCTGTGGCTGCTCACGTGGGCGCTGCAAGCCATCCCCGTCTTCTACTTCGCGGGCGGCCACGCCAATCTCATCAGCTGGCACGCCGTCCAGGCCGACCACGGCGGCTACGGGCGCTACCTGTCCGCCCGCGTCTCCTGGCTGCTCCGCCCGGTGCTGGCGTTCGTGCTGGCCTGGCTGGTCCTGCCGCTGCCGCTCGAACTGCTCGACGTGGACAAGTCCAGGGTGGAGATGTTCGGCCGGCTGATCGCCCACCCGCTGTGGTTCCTCGGCGTCTACCTGGTCGCGGTCGTCGCCACCCCGGTCATGGCCTGGCTGCACCGCAACGCCCGCCTGGTCACGCCGGTCGCACTCGTCGCCGCGATGGTCGTGGTCGACCTCGCCCGCATCGCCTTCCAGTGGCGCACCGGCGGCTACCTCAACCTGGTGCTGGGCGCGCTCCTGCTCCAGCAGCTGGGCTTCTACTACGCCGACGGCAGCCTGCACCGGATCTCGCGCAAGGTGCTCAGCGCCCTCGCCCTCGCCGCCGTCCCCGCGCTACTCGCGCTGATCACGTTCGGCGGCTACCCGCGCACGATGATGTCGCTGCCGGGTGAGGGCAGTTCGAACCTCAGCCCGCCCACCGTCTGCCTGCTGGTGCTCGGCCTGGCGCAGATCTGCCTGGTCATGCTGCTCCGGTCGCGCGTCACGACCTGGCTCGAAGGCCACCGCCAGTGGAGCGTGGTCGAGTTCGCCCGGACCACCCCGATGACCGTCTACCTCGGCTACCTGACCGTGCTGGCCACCGTGATCGGCCTGCTCGGCCTGCTCGAAAGCTCTCCCGTCGCGTACGACTGGATCTCCACCCGGCCACGCTGGCTGGCCGTCCTGGTGCTGCTCCTCCTTCCGGTGCTCCTGGTGTTCCACCGCTTCGAGCGCAACGCCGCCCTGAGCCCCTGCCGCACCCGTGAGACCCACCGCACCCGACTCGCCGTCACGCTCGGCGCGGGCTACGGCGTGCTGGGCGTCCTCGGGTTCGTCGTCACCGGTTTCGCGGGCGCGGGCGGCACGCTGGTCGTGTTCAAGGTCGACCCGCTGCAGAACCTGATCCACCTGCTGCTCGCCTGGTACCTCCTGCACTCCGCGCGCGCCGGCACCTGCCACGACCGCCGCCCTTGGCTGCTCACCGCGTTGGCCTGCGTCCCGCCACTGCTGGTCCTGGAGCCGACCGCCGCGATGGTCGCGCTGCACGGCGCGACGATCGTGGCCGCCCTGCTCGCGGCGATACCGAAGCAGCACCAGGCACACGCACCCGAACACCGGCAGCCACGTCCCGCGCTCCAACACCCATAG
- a CDS encoding alpha/beta hydrolase: MSKIALVAALLVLVTPGGDVAPFGVKVAVYGGLAGAAHVVVVVPGSDVDSSRFDVTVGRMARSLHAAVGRDDVAVVAWLGYRTPSGLGVDAAGGRLARAGAVALGEYVRTLPGSVHLMCHSYGSVVCALARPSVDDVVFLGSPGVRVDSVGSARVWAARGGRDWTRWVPSVRLGDLGHGVDPVDPAFGARVFDVGDIEHDEYFREGTVSLRALGRIAVGAAP; the protein is encoded by the coding sequence ATGTCGAAGATCGCGTTGGTGGCGGCGTTGCTGGTCCTGGTTACGCCGGGCGGTGATGTGGCTCCGTTCGGGGTGAAGGTTGCTGTTTATGGGGGGCTGGCGGGGGCTGCGCACGTTGTTGTGGTGGTTCCCGGGTCTGATGTGGACAGTTCTCGGTTCGACGTCACGGTGGGGCGGATGGCGCGTTCGCTGCACGCGGCCGTTGGGCGGGACGACGTCGCGGTGGTGGCTTGGCTGGGCTATCGGACGCCGTCCGGGCTGGGTGTGGACGCGGCGGGTGGGCGGTTGGCTCGGGCCGGTGCCGTTGCTTTGGGTGAGTACGTGCGGACGTTGCCCGGGTCCGTTCACCTGATGTGTCACAGCTATGGGTCGGTGGTGTGCGCGCTGGCACGGCCGTCGGTCGATGACGTGGTCTTCTTGGGTTCGCCGGGGGTTCGGGTGGATTCGGTGGGGTCGGCGCGGGTGTGGGCGGCTCGGGGTGGGCGTGACTGGACGCGGTGGGTGCCGTCGGTGCGGCTTGGGGACCTCGGGCACGGGGTGGATCCTGTCGATCCGGCGTTCGGGGCTCGGGTGTTCGACGTCGGTGACATCGAGCACGACGAGTACTTCCGGGAGGGCACGGTGTCGTTGCGTGCGCTTGGCCGGATCGCTGTGGGTGCGGCGCCGTGA
- a CDS encoding response regulator transcription factor — MIRVLVADDQEMVREGFSALLNAQDDITVVGSAGDGVAAVSEVRRLRPDVVLMDVRMPEMDGLTATRLLAGDPVKVLVLTTFDLDDYVYEALRAGASGFLLKHAPASELLAAVRVVARGDALLAPSVTKRLIEDFVKAQPVRVVKPAALGALTERETEVLRLIAQGLSNGEIAGHLVLAEQTVKTHVSRVLMKLGLRDRAQAVIAAYESGLVVPG; from the coding sequence GTGATCCGGGTGCTGGTGGCGGACGACCAGGAGATGGTCCGGGAGGGCTTCTCCGCGCTGTTGAACGCCCAGGACGACATCACCGTGGTCGGGTCGGCGGGTGACGGTGTCGCGGCGGTCAGCGAGGTGCGTCGGCTCCGGCCGGACGTGGTGCTGATGGACGTGCGGATGCCGGAGATGGACGGGCTGACGGCGACCCGGTTGTTGGCCGGTGATCCGGTGAAGGTGCTCGTGCTGACGACGTTCGACCTGGACGACTACGTGTACGAGGCGTTGCGGGCGGGTGCGAGCGGGTTCCTGTTGAAGCACGCGCCGGCGAGTGAGCTGCTGGCGGCGGTGCGGGTGGTGGCGCGGGGGGACGCGTTGCTGGCGCCGTCGGTGACCAAGAGGCTCATCGAGGACTTCGTGAAGGCGCAGCCGGTGCGGGTGGTGAAGCCGGCGGCGTTGGGGGCGTTGACCGAGCGGGAGACCGAGGTGCTGCGGCTGATCGCGCAGGGGCTGTCGAACGGCGAGATCGCCGGGCACCTGGTGTTGGCCGAGCAGACGGTGAAGACGCACGTGAGCCGGGTCTTGATGAAGCTGGGGCTGCGTGACCGGGCGCAGGCGGTGATCGCGGCTTACGAGTCGGGGTTGGTGGTACCGGGGTAG
- a CDS encoding sensor histidine kinase, giving the protein MIRTLLQVVLLRDRTRVFEGFRYRHLVTVAVLVYGLVIAIGTSSQYVTLADPDGWWPLLFALVAGSFVFLLRSTLAAWRLATAGLLVTRMLLYSELPVFGALQWCWYLPVLLAVGMIHSGRVVLVVGVLTAGMVAGVTGLSSDYLLPLIGFLFLVLLAGYAVGSRGRAERRFHEERDEKAALVERARIAREMHDVVAHHMSLVVVRCETAPYRIEGLSEAGVREFAELGAAARAAITDMQQLLGVLRAEDQRVERVPQPGLADIRALDGGASVDDVEVPEAVGLTAYRIVQEALTNAGRHAPGSTTSVSVDLVDGELRIVVRNTAGGASLGGGGGNGLRGMRERVAVHGGSMSAEPTADGGFEVRAVIPVVLR; this is encoded by the coding sequence GTGATCCGCACTCTCCTCCAGGTCGTGCTGCTCCGCGACCGCACGCGGGTCTTCGAGGGCTTCCGGTACCGGCACCTCGTCACCGTGGCGGTGCTGGTCTACGGCCTGGTGATCGCGATCGGGACCAGCTCGCAGTACGTCACGCTGGCCGATCCGGACGGCTGGTGGCCGCTGCTGTTCGCTCTGGTTGCCGGCAGTTTCGTGTTCCTGCTGCGCTCGACGCTCGCGGCTTGGCGGCTGGCCACGGCGGGTCTGCTGGTCACCCGGATGCTGCTGTACTCCGAGTTGCCTGTTTTCGGCGCCTTGCAGTGGTGCTGGTACCTGCCGGTGCTGCTGGCGGTCGGGATGATCCACAGCGGCCGGGTGGTGCTCGTCGTCGGCGTGCTCACGGCCGGGATGGTGGCAGGGGTCACGGGGCTGTCGTCCGACTACCTGCTGCCGCTGATCGGCTTCCTGTTCCTCGTGCTTCTTGCCGGGTACGCGGTGGGGTCGCGGGGGCGGGCTGAGCGGCGGTTCCACGAGGAGAGGGACGAGAAGGCGGCGCTGGTCGAGAGGGCGCGGATCGCTCGGGAGATGCACGACGTGGTCGCGCACCACATGTCGTTGGTGGTGGTGAGGTGTGAGACGGCGCCCTATCGGATTGAGGGTCTGTCGGAGGCTGGGGTGCGCGAGTTCGCCGAGTTGGGGGCGGCGGCACGGGCGGCGATCACCGACATGCAGCAGTTGCTGGGGGTGTTGCGGGCCGAGGACCAGCGGGTGGAGCGGGTGCCGCAGCCTGGGTTGGCCGATATCCGGGCGTTGGACGGCGGGGCGTCGGTTGATGATGTGGAGGTGCCGGAGGCGGTGGGGTTGACGGCCTACCGGATCGTGCAGGAGGCGCTGACGAACGCTGGTCGGCACGCGCCCGGGTCTACGACGTCGGTGTCCGTGGATCTGGTGGACGGGGAGTTGCGGATCGTCGTGCGGAACACTGCCGGCGGGGCGTCGCTGGGCGGCGGTGGGGGGAACGGGCTTCGGGGGATGCGGGAACGGGTGGCGGTGCACGGGGGGTCGATGTCGGCCGAGCCGACCGCGGACGGGGGGTTCGAAGTGCGTGCCGTGATTCCGGTGGTGCTGAGGTGA